In Candidatus Babeliales bacterium, the following proteins share a genomic window:
- a CDS encoding carotenoid oxygenase family protein, whose product MLKKIAIFAALLFLIALGAILWHRRTIQQLQNHLQVTTESPLQIRTESIGDGQFESEIIRGDASIGFCSVACENPPICLPTKGTIPVWLHGFLLRTGPGLFEVGSDTFKYWFDGFALLQSFKFDKGTVQYASKFLKSDFYKGAMKSGKLPIQEEKKSSFFSKMGALLAKREPYDNGNINIMKIGNQFVALTESTFPVAFNPSTLETYQFADFDDDLDGHVVTPHPIIDPQTGNSFNVMTQFGTTSYYHVYYIQPNSTKRTIIASVEAKQPSYIHGLSVTQNYIVLTLTPFVVNPPDLLFSIKPFLDYFSWKPELGTTFIVIDRATGRTLDSIKTEPFFVLNQINAFEKNNELNLDMIIYPDAQIMKATTIENLRNRPESFGERSQLIRFSINLKNKNVAKNILSQNSVELPRINPLFKTKHYRYIYAMGAGFSSIQKVDTESERIIEWKANGCCPTEPVFIPRPHEKKEDDGVLITQVLDTINCKSFILILDAHNLHEIGRAVLPSIVPFSLHGLYTEA is encoded by the coding sequence ATGTTAAAGAAAATCGCTATTTTCGCGGCTCTATTATTTTTGATCGCGCTCGGAGCGATTCTATGGCATCGAAGAACTATTCAACAACTTCAGAATCATCTTCAGGTTACAACTGAATCTCCTCTACAGATAAGAACTGAATCAATAGGCGATGGACAATTCGAATCAGAAATTATTCGCGGCGATGCTTCTATTGGATTTTGTTCTGTAGCATGCGAAAATCCCCCCATTTGCCTCCCCACAAAAGGAACCATACCAGTATGGCTTCACGGTTTTCTTTTACGCACCGGCCCTGGCCTTTTTGAAGTAGGAAGCGATACTTTCAAATATTGGTTTGATGGCTTTGCGCTTTTGCAGTCGTTCAAATTTGATAAAGGAACAGTTCAATATGCCAGCAAATTCTTAAAAAGCGATTTTTATAAAGGCGCAATGAAAAGTGGTAAGCTTCCGATCCAAGAAGAAAAGAAATCCTCTTTCTTTTCCAAAATGGGAGCATTGCTTGCAAAGCGAGAGCCGTATGATAACGGCAACATTAATATTATGAAAATCGGCAACCAGTTTGTTGCACTCACCGAATCAACATTTCCTGTAGCATTTAATCCATCAACACTGGAAACATATCAATTCGCTGACTTTGATGACGATTTAGATGGCCATGTAGTAACGCCGCATCCGATTATCGATCCGCAAACTGGCAATTCATTTAATGTGATGACCCAATTTGGCACAACGAGTTATTATCACGTCTATTATATTCAACCAAACAGCACGAAGCGCACAATAATCGCTTCAGTGGAAGCCAAACAACCTTCGTATATACATGGGCTTTCGGTCACACAAAATTACATCGTGCTCACGCTTACGCCATTTGTGGTTAACCCACCCGATTTACTTTTTTCGATTAAACCGTTTCTTGATTATTTCTCCTGGAAACCAGAACTTGGCACAACATTTATTGTTATAGATCGAGCAACAGGGCGCACTCTCGATTCAATAAAAACAGAACCTTTCTTTGTTCTGAATCAGATAAATGCTTTTGAAAAAAATAATGAGCTCAATCTTGATATGATTATTTATCCTGATGCGCAAATCATGAAAGCGACAACGATTGAGAACTTAAGAAATCGCCCCGAATCGTTTGGCGAACGATCGCAACTTATTCGTTTTAGTATCAACTTAAAAAACAAGAATGTCGCAAAAAATATTCTTTCGCAAAATTCAGTTGAATTGCCGCGCATAAACCCACTCTTTAAAACGAAACATTATCGTTATATCTATGCCATGGGAGCTGGATTTTCAAGTATTCAGAAAGTAGATACCGAGAGTGAACGCATCATTGAATGGAAAGCGAACGGCTGCTGCCCAACCGAACCGGTATTCATTCCCCGCCCTCACGAAAAGAAAGAAGATGACGGTGTGCTTATAACGCAAGTGCTTGATACGATCAATTGCAAATCATTTATATTGATACTCGATGCGCATAATTTGCATGAAATAGGGCGCGCTGTACTGCCGAGTATAGTACCGTTTAGTTTACACGGCCTCTATACCGAGGCTTAA
- a CDS encoding LysE family transporter, translating to MDLSFFIKGIIIGAAIAFPVGPIGILCLRRLLIQGPLMGIASGFGAATADVVFAVAALLSLGFLSAHLTQFAFAIRLVSSILLSILGIVILSSKPPQAMQSKSPLNILESYITTFFLTLANPIIILTLIFLFAAVGIDHELDRTSELILTASGVFIGSTLWWIVLGILAAYFQPKIKASTFRRINQFSGIGIMSFGILSLIKLILK from the coding sequence ATGGATTTATCTTTTTTCATTAAAGGAATTATTATTGGAGCAGCAATCGCATTCCCGGTAGGCCCTATTGGGATTTTGTGCTTGCGAAGATTGTTGATTCAAGGCCCACTTATGGGAATAGCTTCAGGATTTGGCGCAGCCACTGCAGATGTTGTTTTTGCAGTTGCTGCACTTTTGAGTCTTGGCTTTTTATCAGCTCATCTAACTCAATTTGCATTCGCAATACGACTTGTCAGCAGCATACTTTTATCAATTCTAGGAATTGTTATCCTATCATCTAAACCGCCGCAAGCAATGCAATCGAAAAGCCCACTCAATATTTTAGAATCCTATATAACGACATTTTTCCTCACACTCGCGAATCCCATTATTATTCTTACGCTCATTTTTCTCTTTGCAGCAGTTGGCATTGATCATGAACTCGATCGCACGAGCGAACTTATTTTGACTGCAAGTGGCGTATTTATTGGATCCACTCTTTGGTGGATTGTACTCGGCATCCTTGCTGCTTACTTTCAGCCCAAAATTAAGGCATCTACCTTCAGGCGGATTAATCAGTTTTCAGGAATTGGTATTATGAGCTTTGGGATTCTTTCACTCATAAAACTTATTTTGAAGTAA
- a CDS encoding VOC family protein, with protein MINYLSHLTILVKNQDEALKFYTEKIGFEKHTDAQFGQMRWLTLNPKGSQNLEFALMLPESQEDLALVGKQGGSFPLACMITDNCKKDYEEMKSRGVEFIMEPTTEEWGTQAVFKDLYGNMFNMVELPK; from the coding sequence ATGATTAACTATCTTTCACATCTTACGATTTTAGTAAAAAATCAAGATGAAGCGCTTAAATTTTACACCGAAAAAATTGGTTTTGAAAAACATACCGATGCGCAATTTGGGCAAATGCGCTGGTTAACGTTGAATCCAAAGGGAAGCCAGAATTTAGAGTTTGCTTTAATGCTTCCTGAATCACAAGAAGATTTAGCACTTGTTGGCAAACAAGGTGGTTCATTCCCACTCGCTTGCATGATTACCGATAATTGCAAAAAAGACTACGAAGAAATGAAATCTCGCGGCGTCGAATTCATTATGGAACCAACGACCGAAGAGTGGGGAACGCAAGCGGTTTTTAAAGATCTTTATGGAAATATGTTTAATATGGTCGAATTACCAAAATAA
- a CDS encoding DNA alkylation repair protein, translating to MAPQNIIVELHTNLSKHIDPEYREQARRFSKEEIRLLGVRVPVVRRISAAHFSEIKNLDKKEVFQICEQLLKKEQEFQTIAFDWLNKIRKKFEPSDFEFFQHCLENYVSNWAACDDFCTHALGFFLYKFPQFLPQLKSWANSENRWMRRASAVSLIYSLRKDFYLEDAFGLAQILLEDKDDLVQKGYGWMLKEATKTQQTDIFNFVMNHKAKMPRTALRYAIEKLPASMKQEAMK from the coding sequence ATGGCTCCCCAGAATATTATCGTTGAACTTCATACCAATCTTTCTAAACACATCGACCCAGAATATCGCGAGCAGGCAAGGCGCTTTTCTAAAGAAGAAATTCGACTTCTTGGCGTGCGAGTTCCTGTTGTCCGCAGAATTTCTGCAGCTCATTTTTCAGAAATTAAAAACCTTGATAAGAAAGAAGTTTTTCAAATCTGCGAACAGCTACTAAAAAAAGAACAAGAATTTCAAACGATCGCTTTTGATTGGCTCAACAAAATAAGAAAAAAATTTGAGCCATCAGATTTTGAATTTTTCCAACACTGCCTTGAAAACTATGTATCAAACTGGGCAGCGTGCGACGATTTTTGCACGCACGCCCTGGGTTTCTTTCTTTATAAATTCCCGCAATTTTTACCACAATTAAAATCATGGGCAAATTCTGAAAATAGATGGATGCGCCGCGCAAGCGCCGTTTCTCTCATTTATTCATTACGTAAGGATTTTTATTTAGAAGATGCTTTTGGTTTGGCACAAATTTTACTCGAAGATAAAGATGATTTGGTGCAAAAAGGATATGGCTGGATGCTGAAAGAAGCAACTAAAACGCAACAAACAGATATCTTTAACTTTGTTATGAACCACAAAGCCAAAATGCCGCGAACAGCGCTCCGCTATGCTATTGAAAAACTCCCCGCCTCAATGAAGCAAGAAGCGATGAAATAA
- a CDS encoding DUF167 domain-containing protein: MAFIIEIKVIPASGTQRLIRDKSGALKCYLKNPPEKGKANEELIRLVAAQLGLAKNQVSLVSGFTSRKKKLSLEGTWTLQEVYKKLGLEQGEQHAVF; this comes from the coding sequence ATGGCATTTATTATTGAGATCAAAGTGATACCCGCATCAGGAACTCAGCGTTTAATAAGGGATAAATCTGGCGCGCTCAAATGCTATCTAAAAAACCCGCCTGAAAAAGGAAAAGCCAATGAAGAACTTATCCGATTGGTAGCAGCACAACTGGGTTTGGCCAAGAATCAAGTGAGTCTCGTTTCCGGTTTTACCAGCAGGAAAAAAAAGCTTTCACTTGAAGGAACATGGACGCTGCAAGAAGTGTATAAAAAATTAGGGTTGGAGCAAGGAGAGCAACATGCCGTATTTTAA
- a CDS encoding type II secretion system F family protein: MPYFKWTGVALDGRVLRGVLRARSLRDLDTQLLHKDIGLMNARFKKQSFTQRITIAIKINFFRQLAILVGSGVYIDRAIGLLALQTAHSSFRELLEDISIEVQHGTPIASALESAGIFDYVSIQMIKAGHESGKLGQALEMIAAYAESRDAFYKKLRSAALVPLITFGTFILIVIFIMIGIVPTISSLFMSAGHELPQITRIMIAISSMLTSFGGALIFCSFIFFVLILRYLIRRIPQSSKIIFYIPFIGPLVRQNNAASYLYAVGLLVSGKVRIAYALEIARSAVKNRWIAHELMSVEKNVNHGKSLSQALEDCGLFSPEICGLVSVGEQSSNLGLLLIKGAELYQEKVNRQLSLITALFQPVLMMVLAFLVLALIVAIYIPLFDLSMIIS, encoded by the coding sequence ATGCCGTATTTTAAATGGACTGGCGTAGCGCTTGATGGCCGTGTTTTGCGGGGTGTTTTAAGAGCGCGAAGTTTGCGAGATCTTGATACACAGCTATTGCATAAAGATATTGGTTTAATGAACGCGCGATTTAAGAAGCAATCGTTTACTCAGCGCATTACCATAGCGATAAAAATTAACTTTTTTAGACAGTTAGCGATTCTTGTCGGCTCTGGCGTTTACATCGACCGCGCAATCGGTTTGCTTGCATTACAAACGGCGCATAGCTCGTTTCGTGAATTGCTTGAAGATATCAGCATAGAGGTGCAGCACGGCACCCCAATTGCCAGTGCTCTTGAATCTGCTGGGATTTTTGATTACGTTTCAATCCAAATGATTAAAGCTGGCCACGAATCGGGCAAGTTGGGGCAAGCGCTTGAGATGATTGCCGCTTATGCAGAATCTCGCGATGCCTTTTATAAAAAATTGCGCAGCGCGGCTTTGGTGCCCTTGATTACCTTCGGGACGTTTATTCTCATCGTTATTTTTATCATGATTGGTATCGTGCCAACTATCAGTTCATTATTTATGAGTGCCGGGCATGAACTGCCACAAATAACGCGCATTATGATCGCGATCAGTTCTATGCTCACGAGTTTTGGTGGTGCGCTCATTTTTTGCTCTTTTATATTTTTTGTATTAATTCTTCGTTATTTAATACGTCGCATTCCCCAAAGCAGTAAAATTATATTTTATATACCATTTATCGGTCCATTGGTGCGCCAAAATAATGCAGCTTCCTATCTTTATGCGGTGGGTCTCTTGGTTTCCGGAAAAGTGCGGATTGCTTATGCGCTTGAAATTGCGCGCAGTGCAGTAAAAAACCGATGGATTGCGCACGAGCTCATGAGTGTTGAGAAAAACGTAAATCATGGGAAATCGCTCAGTCAGGCCCTAGAAGATTGCGGACTGTTTTCGCCCGAAATTTGTGGTTTGGTTTCCGTTGGGGAACAATCAAGTAATCTCGGTCTATTATTAATAAAAGGCGCAGAGCTTTATCAAGAGAAGGTGAATCGACAATTATCGCTGATCACGGCTCTTTTTCAGCCAGTCCTCATGATGGTTTTGGCATTTCTGGTTCTAGCGCTTATTGTGGCAATTTATATTCCACTATTCGATCTTTCTATGATTATTTCCTGA
- a CDS encoding HIT domain-containing protein has translation MALGSCIFCKIISKEIPSSFIAETEDLVVLKDLYPKAPTHYLIIPKKHIPNVLSLNDKDLAGKMFDMVRTLSEKIGNSSFKLAINSGKFQHVPHLHMHFLAGDSIELV, from the coding sequence ATGGCATTAGGTTCGTGCATTTTTTGTAAAATTATTTCAAAAGAAATCCCATCAAGCTTTATTGCAGAAACTGAGGATTTGGTTGTTTTAAAAGATCTTTATCCTAAAGCACCAACTCATTATTTGATTATTCCAAAAAAACACATCCCAAATGTTCTCTCGCTCAATGATAAAGACCTTGCTGGTAAAATGTTTGATATGGTGCGTACGCTCTCTGAAAAGATCGGCAATTCTTCGTTTAAATTGGCGATTAATAGTGGAAAATTTCAGCATGTTCCCCATCTGCATATGCATTTTCTAGCGGGCGATAGTATTGAATTAGTATAA
- a CDS encoding alpha/beta hydrolase, with product MMYRHTSRPGYPERRKEEHALFKDVLLNVFQAEPVSFYTDDAIKISGLMINRPHAKRNILVCHGYRMAKERMHRFALMFPNDNILLFDYRAHGESKGDHSSIGYYEKNDVIAALQFLNNSENTQKLPIIGIGVSMGAVTLLCAAVESNMCDAIILDAPFARLDEQVHRMLTHRYKLPHFPFSIVGRKFLERLRNFSLTEVDSVVSARQLKIPVLMIHSVNDETVPIENAHRIYQEITAPKDLWVVSGSGHARIFTDKPHEYEQRINGFLNSL from the coding sequence ATGATGTATCGGCACACAAGTCGCCCAGGGTATCCTGAGCGCAGAAAAGAAGAGCACGCTCTTTTTAAAGATGTGCTTCTCAATGTTTTTCAAGCAGAGCCGGTTTCATTTTATACAGACGATGCAATTAAAATTTCAGGATTGATGATTAATCGGCCGCACGCAAAGAGAAACATTCTTGTTTGCCACGGATATCGCATGGCCAAAGAAAGAATGCATCGTTTTGCCCTGATGTTTCCAAACGATAACATTCTTCTTTTTGATTATCGTGCTCACGGAGAAAGTAAAGGCGATCATTCGAGCATTGGTTATTATGAAAAAAATGATGTTATTGCAGCACTGCAATTTCTAAACAATAGTGAAAACACGCAAAAGCTTCCTATCATAGGTATTGGCGTTTCGATGGGAGCGGTAACGTTGCTCTGCGCCGCAGTTGAATCGAATATGTGCGATGCAATTATTCTTGATGCACCTTTTGCGAGATTGGATGAGCAAGTACATCGCATGCTAACGCATCGCTATAAATTGCCTCATTTTCCTTTTAGTATCGTCGGCAGAAAATTTTTAGAACGATTGCGCAACTTCAGTTTAACCGAAGTCGATTCAGTTGTTTCTGCGCGTCAACTTAAAATTCCGGTGCTCATGATTCATTCAGTAAACGATGAAACGGTGCCGATTGAGAATGCTCATAGAATTTATCAAGAAATCACCGCACCAAAAGATTTGTGGGTTGTTTCTGGATCAGGGCATGCAAGAATCTTTACTGATAAACCGCATGAATATGAACAGAGAATAAACGGGTTTCTCAATTCATTATAA
- a CDS encoding DMT family transporter: MLLIVLMYALFAGTFSLGKILACYSQPIFLVGIRMFLAGSFLMAYEFMQHGSNWRFDRKHIWYYVQIILFTTYIPYSLRFWALRSEMTASKACLLYNLSPFMTYIFSYFLYSEKVTIKKVIGLIIGFIGFLPTVLPAIKSEHGQAAFLSMPEIAILCSVACLSYGWIMIHRLVKFHNYEATTINSMSMFCGGLLALITSWLFESSEAAIEVGHVGTFLLILAVVIIVSNLLCHNLYVTLLKTYSPTFLSFASFLSPLFAALYGWLFLSEPTPWTFWATAICVLTGLAIFYHDELYGSASISKPALTQESVI; the protein is encoded by the coding sequence ATGCTCTTAATTGTTCTCATGTACGCCCTTTTTGCAGGAACCTTCTCGTTAGGAAAAATACTTGCTTGCTATTCGCAACCAATTTTCTTGGTTGGCATTCGCATGTTTTTAGCAGGAAGTTTTCTGATGGCTTACGAGTTCATGCAGCATGGATCAAATTGGCGCTTTGATAGAAAACATATTTGGTATTATGTTCAAATTATTTTATTCACGACTTATATCCCGTATAGTCTTCGCTTTTGGGCGCTGCGAAGTGAAATGACCGCTTCCAAAGCATGCCTTCTTTATAACTTATCACCATTTATGACCTATATTTTTTCATACTTTTTGTATTCAGAAAAAGTAACGATCAAAAAAGTCATCGGGCTCATAATAGGATTTATTGGTTTCTTACCCACCGTATTACCAGCAATAAAATCTGAACATGGCCAAGCTGCATTTCTCTCGATGCCTGAAATTGCGATACTATGTTCTGTTGCCTGTTTGAGCTACGGATGGATCATGATTCATCGCCTCGTTAAGTTTCATAACTATGAGGCGACAACAATTAATAGCATGAGCATGTTCTGCGGTGGATTACTTGCACTCATTACTTCATGGCTTTTTGAATCGAGCGAAGCGGCAATCGAAGTGGGCCACGTCGGTACATTTCTTCTGATTCTAGCGGTAGTTATTATCGTCAGCAATTTGCTTTGCCATAATTTGTATGTAACGCTCCTAAAAACCTATAGCCCGACATTTTTATCGTTCGCAAGCTTTCTTTCCCCGCTCTTTGCAGCACTTTATGGTTGGCTTTTTTTGAGCGAGCCAACGCCTTGGACATTCTGGGCGACAGCAATTTGTGTGCTAACCGGGCTTGCAATATTCTATCACGATGAACTCTATGGCAGTGCATCAATAAGCAAACCTGCGCTTACGCAAGAATCGGTAATCTAG
- a CDS encoding OPT/YSL family transporter — MNIGLVIITICLSIFSTGVMSYIALATPIGPWIAPTLVLIGTFLVHLIGLRGKRYSDGLALVTAGGSIGGILATALSFSFPTLYFLDQSFFGGWMESPIYFVALVAGLSLAGGSFGLLIADLLEHNLIVKDELPFPIGQLVYKMIAAQNQARKALELAIGACATFIFTALHGGTWLFKAVLASGITLTKQYALGPVTIPLIQLRFDVLPMLLAIGFITGHVIAIPLIVGAIARIGLMEPINNLFFPTISGPDFLLAFGSGLVAVGAVQSFFDLPKMLRGWFRKLKDGGPRKSMDMELFAPLQERAHMIQAMLTLILVIGYLSAMHFSVLSQFYLIILSFVCAYQIVVIAGKIGLAQLGRFATFVMVPALFLFGVDPLRVTVIATFVELCGGVATDVLFGRKMGQMAGINRSTLRWFQILGLIVSSIAAGVIMWLLVHKFGLGGEPLVAQRAQARALLINVSHFNWFVLIIGGIFGLILKKCKLNPMLVLGGLLMPFTYSIGLIIGGCLSFMVKDREEWEPFWSGVFAANSITELAKTLM, encoded by the coding sequence ATGAATATTGGCCTTGTTATAATTACTATTTGTCTATCTATATTTTCAACGGGTGTGATGAGCTATATTGCGCTTGCCACTCCAATTGGCCCCTGGATTGCGCCAACCTTGGTGCTGATTGGAACATTTTTAGTTCATCTGATCGGTTTGCGCGGCAAGCGGTATTCGGATGGATTGGCATTGGTAACCGCCGGCGGATCAATTGGCGGTATTTTAGCAACGGCTCTTTCGTTTTCATTTCCAACCCTTTATTTTCTTGATCAATCTTTTTTTGGTGGTTGGATGGAAAGCCCGATTTATTTTGTCGCGCTTGTGGCAGGGCTTTCATTGGCGGGCGGAAGCTTTGGCTTATTAATTGCCGATTTGCTTGAACATAACTTAATTGTGAAAGATGAGTTGCCTTTTCCAATTGGCCAGTTGGTATACAAAATGATTGCTGCGCAAAATCAGGCGCGAAAAGCATTGGAGCTTGCAATTGGTGCATGCGCCACTTTTATATTTACCGCGCTTCATGGCGGTACGTGGCTTTTCAAAGCCGTTTTGGCTTCTGGCATCACGTTAACAAAGCAGTATGCATTAGGGCCCGTGACGATTCCACTTATTCAGTTACGGTTTGATGTACTGCCGATGCTATTAGCTATCGGTTTTATTACAGGGCATGTTATTGCAATACCATTAATCGTGGGGGCAATAGCTCGTATTGGTTTGATGGAACCCATTAACAATTTATTTTTCCCAACTATTTCCGGGCCGGATTTCTTACTCGCGTTTGGCAGTGGATTGGTGGCGGTGGGTGCTGTGCAAAGTTTTTTTGATTTGCCAAAAATGTTGCGCGGATGGTTTAGAAAATTGAAAGATGGCGGCCCGCGTAAATCGATGGACATGGAGCTTTTTGCACCGTTGCAAGAACGAGCGCATATGATTCAAGCGATGCTCACCTTAATATTAGTGATCGGTTATTTGAGCGCCATGCATTTTTCAGTGCTCTCACAATTTTATTTAATTATTCTATCATTTGTTTGCGCGTATCAAATCGTCGTCATTGCAGGAAAAATTGGTTTGGCGCAGTTGGGCCGTTTTGCGACATTCGTTATGGTGCCAGCATTATTCCTCTTTGGTGTTGATCCATTACGTGTAACGGTAATAGCAACGTTCGTAGAACTTTGTGGCGGTGTTGCAACCGATGTTCTTTTTGGCAGAAAAATGGGGCAAATGGCCGGCATAAATCGTTCGACTTTGCGTTGGTTTCAAATTCTTGGCCTTATCGTAAGCTCAATAGCTGCTGGTGTAATTATGTGGCTTCTCGTGCATAAATTTGGTTTAGGTGGAGAACCTTTAGTGGCACAGCGAGCTCAAGCGCGCGCACTATTAATTAATGTTTCACATTTTAATTGGTTTGTTTTGATTATCGGTGGAATTTTTGGATTGATTCTTAAAAAATGTAAATTGAATCCTATGCTCGTTTTGGGTGGTTTATTAATGCCATTTACCTATTCCATTGGATTGATTATTGGCGGATGCCTTTCATTCATGGTAAAGGATCGAGAAGAGTGGGAACCGTTCTGGTCTGGTGTTTTTGCAGCGAATTCTATTACAGAACTTGCAAAAACATTAATGTAG